The Clostridium beijerinckii genomic sequence AAAATATCTCCTTTATGTACCTAATCTACTTCCTGTAAACTGATTTATCTTATAATAATCAACATTCATATGTGTTTTGTTCATTAATAAACAAATCTCATTGTTTTAACTATTGAATTGAGTTAACTTAATTGATAAATTTATTATATTGAACATGTGTTGAAGAATCAATATTCGTTGAAATAATGAAAGGCGGAATTAATTTGAAAATATTTTATTTTACTGCTACAGGAAATAGTTTATATGTTGCAAAAAAGATTGGTGGAGAATTGTATTCAATACCTCAAATGATAAAAGAAGGTAAATATGAATTTGAGGATGATGCTATAGGATTTGTATTTCCTTGTCATGGATTCGGAATGGCGAAAATAGTTAGTAACTTTATAAAAAAGTCAAAATTTAAAGCTGATTACTTCTTTTCAATTATGACATATGGTGGTAATGCATTCTCTGGGTTAAGGCATATGGAGCTTGTGGCCAAGGAATCTGGAATCAAGTTCAACTATACAAATGAAATACTGATGGTTGATAATTTTCTTTCAGCCTTTAAGATGGAGGATGAGATAATAAATAAGAATCCAGAAGTTATTGATGAAAAACTGAGTGAAATAATAGCTGATATTACAAATAGACGAAATTCTCTTGTGAAAAAAGGAATCGTATCAAATACTCTATCTAAATATGGCCGTGGCTTTGCAGATAAAATCAGCAATAATTTTGCAGCTAAGAGATTTATTGTTACGGATAATTGTACTAGCTGTAAGGTATGCGAAAAGGTTTGCCCTGCAAATAATATTAAAGTTAATAACAAACCTGAGTTTTCCCATAAATGCGAAGTATGTCTAGCATGTATACATCATTGCCCTAAAAATGCAATTCATTTGAAATCTGAGAAAAGCAAAGCTAGATTCATAAATCAAAATGTACAGCTTAAAGAAATAATTGCTTCTAATAATCAGGCTAATTAAGAAAGCTGAAAATATAGTTAAGGCTGTTCAGAGGTTCATATGATGCCTTAGGAAATCTATTAAGGCTAGCCTTAGTTTAAAATGAAAAGACGTTGATGCCTAACATTGGGGTGCTTTTTAATTATCCGTGCACCCCTAATATTGAAAAACTATTATTAGAATAATAGTATCTATTTACAATTATGTTATTCGTAAAGTCCCCAACCTCCACTGTACTGATGAGGTGACTTTCCTTTTGATTCTATAATCATAGGTTTTAAAGGAACTGGTCCTTCTTCATTTATTTCGGTAAGCTCCACATTAAATTCCCATTCATCTCCAAAATCAAATAAGTATAGAAGTCTTTCTCCTTTATAAAGATTCAAACTTGCTATAGTCGTAGTTTCTGCTACAGGTCCTTCATACTCTGCATACTTACAGTATATTCCTTTTCTTCTGTTGCCTCCTATAAAAAATGCATATAAGTGATCATTATCAAATTTAAAGGCTTCTTGAATAACATTATGTAAATCCCCAAAAGTATGCTTATATGCTAAATTTATTTTTCTCCATACAGTCTTTGATAAACTTACTTTAAAAGTATACGTTCCACCTTTATTTATCTTACTTTCTTCTACTGTATTTTTAACAGTGTTCCCTTTAAATATGGTTTTAAAAACGTCAAATGCTTTTTCGTTTTTGTTAGTTGTAACTTTTAAATTATAATACTCTAGTAATACTGGAACATCTTCTTTATTCCAATACTGAATAGCCCTTGTTAGAAGTAATATACTTGTTTTAATCCCAAATTCATTTGGAGAAAAACTTTTTATCGTATCTTCATACCTTGTTTTTGCGCCATTAATTAATTCTAGTTCACCAAAACTAAAGAATTTTAAATGATGAAAAAATGCAGCCCCAGTTGAATACATTACATTTGAAATATCCTTTTCATCTTTTAAAATTATATCTCCTTGTTTAGCACTAGCTATCTCAGCTAAAATATTGTAAAAAGCTGCTATATTATGGGTTCTATCAAATTTTGTTTCAAAATCATATTGGGTCCAATAAGTTTGGAGTAAGAAAATATATTTTTCATCTTCATTTAAATTTTGAAAGCTTTCTAATTTATCTGTTTTAAAGAGTCTTACTTTTCCCTTTTCATCGTTAGCCTTTATATAAAGCTTACTTGCAAGAACTAGTGAAAACATCAAGTCTATTGCATAATATTTATCTTGATTATAACTAGGATTTATTACATCTTTTTTATTTTCAAGGATCATGTTTAGATTATAGCAATCCTTTCTGCCTAATACTTCCTGAGTCGCTGAGAGTATAGGCTTTTCATTTTCTATAAATTCTATAAATTTTTCAAAATCGTTTATTGCACTGTTAATATTACTCATTTTTATTAATCCATCCTCAGTTTTTATATTTTTTTGTGATTGAATTTTATTTATCAGGTTAAATTTGATCATGACTATATATAATTATTTTCTTCTTTTAAATCCATATTCCTTTTTTAATATTTCAATCATTTCAAATACAACATAACAAACGCTTGTCGACTCAATTATATTAATTAAACTAATAATACTCTCAGGTCTATCAGTAAATCGATACCTCTTGCAGCTTTCTGGTTTACATGCTTTAATTTCACAGCTTCCATCTTTTCTAAAAAAGAACATAGTATTTGCTTAATTTCATATTTCCCAAAATCTTCTTCAATATACATATTCATAAACTCTTTTTATGAAATCTCAAGAAAATCTGCAACTTTTTAGAATAAATCTTTTCCACTTTGTCTTTGTCAATAATTTCTATATAAAACTTATAAAGTAGTTGTCAAATGATAACTATATTGTTATAATATATCTTAATTAATAATAATTATCAAAGGAGTTTTCATATGACTAAAAAAGATAATAGAGAATTAATTTTAAATATGGTTAACTTTTATAGTTTATTTAATGTTGAGTTTATAGATCTAATTCCAGACCTAACTAATACAGAAATAACTCCCCTTCTTTCAAAAATACTGAATTTTATTCATTTTGAAGGTACTACTACAGCATCAAGAATAAGTAAAAAATTAAACATATCTGTACCAAATACAAGCAGAAGTATTAATGCTTTATATAATCTTGGTTACTTGATAAAAAAACAAGATGAAAAAGATAAAAGAATTGTTTATTTATCACTATCAAATAAATCATTAAATCTTATTTCATCTGTTGCTGCAGCTGGAGAGGATATTTTTTTAGAACGATTTAATGTTCTTTCTAATGAAGAAATATCTGAGTTATCTCAATCACTATTAAAAGCTCAGAACTTGATTATAAAAATGCGAGATCTATATGAAGATAAGAAAACTATGAAATAAATATTAAGGAGATGGTTTAATTATGTTTATAAAAACTATAAAATCAAAATTAATTATTCTGATAAGTATATTACTCTTAGTTGTAAGCACTGGATTTGGAATTATTTCTTATATTAATGCATCTAACGCTTTAATATCAAATATTACAAAGACATTACCTGAAATAGCTATCCAGGCTTCTAATACTGTTCAGGCTAATTTAGATAATCAATTAAATTCACTGGAAGTTACTGCTAAGACTGCTTCATTAAACAATGATACTCCAGATAAATTAATGACTATTTTAAAAGCTGAAGCAAAAAGAAATGGTAGTATTAAAATGGGATACGCTGATATGAATGGAAACATTATATATACTACTGGTGAACAAACTAATATAAAAGATACTACTTATTTTAAAAAATCAATGTCTGGAGAAAATTTTATTAATGATCCTGAAGTTAATGAAGACAAAACTGCAATGACAATGATATATTCAGTACCAATAAAAAATGATGACTCAATTATAGGCGTATTAGTATCAGTTAGAGATGGAATGGAACTTAGTGAGATGATTAAGAAGATCTCTTTTGGTAAAACTGGAAGTGCCTACATGATTAACAGTCAAAGCAATAGCATTGCTTATAAGGATTCAAGCATGCCATTAAATCAATATAATTCTATAAAAGAAGCAGAAAAAGATCCTAGCCTAAAAGGTATCGCTGATATGCAAAAGAGAATGATAGCTGGTGAAACTGGTTTAAGTTTATATACTTTTGGTGGAAAAGAATCTTATGGAGGTTTTGCTCCAATCGAAAAAGAAAAATGGTCGGTAGTTGTTATTTTAGAGAAATCTGAACTTCTATCAGAACTTAACTCCCTAAAATTCTCAATAACCCTTACATCTATATTGTTTTTGGTTATTGGAATTCTTGTAATTTATATTATTTCAAATAGGCTATCTAAAAGAATCCGATATGCTTCTAATTCCTTAAATATATTGGCTACTGGAAATTTTACTAATAAGATAAGTGAAAAATATTTATACGTTAAAGATGAAATTGGTGATATCGCTAACTCCATGAATACCATGCAAAACTCAATTGGAGATATGATTAAAATGTCTAAGGACAGTTCTCTAATAATAGATGAAAACTCAAGTGATTTATCAACTATATCTCAAAACATGGTCTCATCTTCTAATAATGTGGCAAATTCAATGCAAGAGGTAGCAAGTGGAATTAATTCTCAAGCGAATAATCTAATGGAAATCACTACAACTTTAAATATCTTCAGCAGCAAACTTGAAGATATAGTAATTAACACTAAAGATATAGATAAAAATACAATAATAATGAATGAACTTGCAAATAATAGCAGCTCAAGCATGAAGCTATTAATGGATACAGTAAGCAGTATAAGTTTATCCTTTAAAAATTTATCTAATAAAATTATTACTTTTAGCAGCAATATAAAAGAAGTAAATAATATAGTACAAATTATTAATTCAATAGCAGATCAAACTAACTTATTAGCATTAAATGCATCTATAGAAGCTGCAAATGCTGGTGAAGCCGGAAAGGGTTTTGGAGTGGTAGCAAATGAAGTAAAGGTCTTGGCAGAACAAACAAAATCTTCATCTCAAAATATTAGTAAATTAGTATCTGATATCTCTAATGATACTACTGTAATAAAAGATGATACAAATAGCATGACCACAGATCTTAACAATCAAGTTAGCATTATAAATGAAACTATAAATTCATTTGAAAATATAATTGATGTTATTAAAACCGTAATTCCAAAAGTTCAAACTGTAAATATGGCAACTATAGAAATAAATAAAGAAAAGGACGATATTCTTAATAAAATTGAAAGTACATCTGCTATAGCCGAAGAAATATCAGCTTCATCTGAAGAAATATCTGCTTCTACTGATGAAATGTACAAACTATCTAATGAAGTTGCAAAAGCTTCTGCTACCTTAAATAATATGACAAAGAAATTAATCGCTGAGCAAAATAAATTTATAGTTTAGTTACATTAATTCTTAATGTAAGGTAATCCTTAAAACTTATATGTTCTAAGGATAATGCTAAATGGCCAATTACTGCTGATTTCCTTTGGAAATCATTAAGTTTTAAATAATTATTTATGCACTATATATTTAATTTAACAAAAATATTTGGAGGTGTTTATTATATGATTAAACCTTTATTTTTAGCTCATGGTTCACCTATGATGGCAATTGAGCAAAGCGTGTATACTAAATTTTTAAATGACCTTGGAGGATCTATTAATCCTAAAGCTATAGTTGTGTTCACAGCCCATTGGACAACTGAAACACTTACTATTTCTGCTTCTGATGATATATATGATACTGTATATGATTTTTATGGATTTCCAGAAGAACTCTATAAAATTAAATACCCTGCACGAGGTTCTAGCACTATTGCAACAAAAATTAGAAATAAATTAATAAATTCAGGTATTGATGTAAAAACAGATCTAACAAGAGGCTTGGATCACGGTGCATGGACTCTTTTAAAGCATCTTTATCCAAAAGCTAATATACCAGTTATTCAAGTTTCTATAAATTATACTCTACCTATTGATAAGCAGATTAAAATAGGCAATGCACTCAAAGAGCTTGGTTCTGAAGATATTTTAATTCTTGGAAGTGGAAATACAGTTCATAATCTAAGATTAGTTAATTTTGATAGTAATACAATTGATTCTTGGTCTAAAGAATTTGATGATTGGTTAATTGACAAGATAGGAAACAAGGACATGAATGCCCTTAATAACTATAAAAAATATGCTCCTCATGCTAACTTAGCAGTTCCAACTGCAGATCATCTTGTCCCACTATTTATAGCTTTAGGCAGCAGTTCAGAATTAACCCCTAGAGTTATATTTAGAGATTACCAATTAGGAAACTTAAGCTATCTTTGCTATGAATTTTAGACAGATTTGCCTTGAACCTCAGCATTTTCATTTTAGATTTTAGTTCTTTTGATAAGAGGATTTATGATTTCATTTGTCATAATTCCTCTTATCTGTTTTGTTTGATGCTTTCTCTCTTAATTGTAAATATAAATAAGCGCAAATGTATAACCACTTATTTATAGTCTACACTTACACTTATACAGTAAAAAATAAGAGCCTATTTACATAAGCTCTTATTTTTATTATTAATAATTAGTTTGAGAATTCTTGAGTTCCCATATATTTGTTATTTCCGTAGATTACACCTATACCAACCTTAGTATAATTTTCATCCATCATATTTGCTCTATGGCCTGGCGAGTTCCACCATTGATTAAATAATTCAACCGGGTCAGAAGTGTTATATGCGATATTCTCTTCTGCTGTAGTATGATTATAGCCTATTGTGTGTAACCAGTTTGTCCACTTTGTTTCGTCTGGATTTGTGTGATTAAAGAAGTTATTTTGGATCATCTTGTCACTCTTATATCGCACAACTTTCACTAATGAATAGCGTTTTCCTTATATTTGTATTTTATTTTAATTTAAATTGCTCTATAATTTCTTCTAACTTTAAAGCACTTTCTGCATTATTGTTAGATGCAGCTAATATAGATTCATTTTTGCTGCTTACATCAATAACATTTGAAACAATATTAGCAGATGATTTAGCTACTTCTGATACTGAAATTGCAACATCTTCCATGCTTTTTGAAATTTGATCTACAGACTCAGAAACACTTTCAGAAACTTCTGCAAAATTACCTATAATTTCTTTAACAGTATCTCCATCCTTTTTATACTCAGCACTTATAGTAATTAGTTTATCATAATCTTTAAGAACCTCCTTTTCTATAAATACTAAGATATCTTGTGATGAACCTGAAAGTTTTCCAACTGAAGCTAATACAGCATTTATTTTATTCTGAATTTCAGAAACTGTTAGTGATGACTGTTCTGCAAGTTTCCTAACCTCATCTGCTACAACAGCAAATCCTTTACCGGCTTCCCCTGCTCTAGCGGACTCTATTGCTGCATTTAGCGCAAGTAAGTTAGTTTGGTTTGCTATTGCATCTATACTTTTTGCCATTTCTGATATCTCGTTTACAACTTCAACTTCCTTCAATGCTTTTTCTAATCCAATTTTTGTTTCCCTATATATTCTCTCTGCATTTTCCCTTGATTTAATAGAATCATTATTGATTGAAACCGCTTTTTCTTGTATATTCAATGCAACATTTAATCCATCTTGTGCTTTTTTAGCTGTTACGTTGACTTCCTCTTTCACTGTAGCAGCCATAGATGTAACTTCTTCAACAGCTGCTGATGATTCTTCCATTCCTGCTGATATTTCTTCTGTCGCTGCTGATATTTCATCTACTTTAGAACTTACCTCTGAAAACATTTTATTTGTTAATTCGCTGCTCTCAAGGATACTTTTACTTTTATCTTTAATAAACAACATACTTTCGTTCAGTTTTTCAACTGCACCATTTAATGCAGTTACAGTATTTCCTATTTCATCGTTAGCAACTACTTTCATTTGTATATCAAAGTTACCATCTGCCAATTTTCCTGCACCATTCATAACTTCTTTTACTTGATTTATGACACTTTTTCTAATTAACTGCATAAATAAAATTCCCATAATAATACTTACTACTAATAGTATAACCATTTGTTGTTTAGAACTATCTGTTATCTCTTTAGAAAGTTGTCCTTGTGATTTCATTAAATTATTTTGAGCAGCTATCATATTTTCTATACTTAAAAGCAATTCATCTTGTGGTTTCTCTATATTAGTAATCATATTTTGAAGTTCTTCGGTTGATACTCCAGTTCTCATCCCTAAATTAACAGCTTCATCAAATGCTGAAAATGCTAATTCAGAATTTTTCTTTATTTCTTTATATATTTCTTTTCCTTTTTCAGTATAAACTAAGCTACCAAGTTTATCTTCGTTTTCATAATAAATAATTTTATTCTTATCTAGTATTTTTTTTTGCTCATTCATATAATTCATATCATTGCTAATTGATATATTTCTTATGCTAATTGCAATTTTGTTAAGGCTTCCTCTCATATTATATGCAGCTGATACTTTCTCATTTTCTACGTCAATTAATTGATTAATAGTTCCATTAATTTGACTTAATCTAAGTATAGCTAGTGAGGATACTCCCATAATTAGAATAATCATTAATGAAAATGCTATAATTAGTTTGTTTGATAACTTAATTTTACTAAATCTCATCACTATCCCTCCCAATATTTTTCTCAATACATTAATTATACTTTAATTTAAATTATAATGTCTATTATATTTATTCTATTTTTTACTTTTTTCACATAACATTGACACTTTATCATATTATTTTCAAAGATTTTTGTTACATAATTAATTAATATTATACATTTCAATATCTTATCCTCAATATTTCACTTATACTTTAATAATTCTCTAATCCTTTACTTTAGGAATTAATAGGTATACTTATTTATAAAGTTACAAAGCAATTTTATATTATTAAAATATTGATTACGCCTAATAATTGATTTAATCCAAAGATATGAATATGATATTTTTAGTATATATGTTGCAATTCACAATGCACATTTCACAATTCACAATTACGGCTGAAATTCTTTCAATATTTTTAGAATTGTGATGAAGAATTAATTTTGCAACGTATATATAAGTAATTAATAAAAATAAGCGCAAATATATAACTATTTATTTATAGCCTACGCCTACACTTATACAGTAAAAAAATAAGAGCCTATTTATATAAGCTCTTATTTTTATTGCTAATCTTTAGTTTGAGAATTCTTGTGTTCCCATGTATTTGTTATTTCCGTAGATTACACCTATACCAACCTTAGTATATTTTTCATTCATCATATTTGCTCTATGACCTGGTGAGTTCCACCATTGATTAAATAATTCAACTGGGTCAGAAGTGTTATATGCAATATTCTCTCCTGCTGTAGTATAGGTATAGCCTATTGTGTGTAACCAGTTTGTCCACTTTGTTCCGTCTGGATTTGTGTGATCAAAGAAATTATTTTGAATCATGTCGTCACTCTTATATCGTGCAACTTGTACTAATGTATTATCTATAGTTAATGGCTGAAGACCCGCTTCTTTTCTTTTTTCATTCATTAATTGAAGAATTTTATCCTCAGCAGAATTTTGCATGCTGATTGAATAATTTGTCGGCAGATTAGGTAACCCCTGTACATTTACTGATGTTGCATTTGTGCTACTTTTTGAAACTGTATCTGTATTACCAACGTTATTTCCATTAGAAGTATTCATTAATGAATTAGTATTTAAAAAATTATTTATATTTACATTATTACAATCGTTAACACTCGAATTTATTGTAGCTGCAGATACTCCTAATGATGAGAAACTCCCTATTGTTGTAGCTGCAATAACTGTAGTTACTATTCTTCTTAAACCATTCTTTCTCATTAGTTTTTCTCCTTCTATATGTTTTATTTGTCCTTATGATTTTTATTTAAACAAAAAGTATTTTTTAAGTTTTTGTTGCTTTTGAGTAAGGACATGTCTCTATCTTATCATCTTTTCGACAATATTCAACATGAATTCTTCTCAATTTATTGATTTAAATGATATTGTCTTAAGCTTGCTTTAGTATATTATTGTATGCTTCTTTATGCACCATAATATTATTTAACATCTTAAAGTGCCAAGGATAACCCCTATTTTTTTTAAAAAAGTAAATCTTATAAAAAAGAATAAGATATAATGAACTATATGTTCCATATCTTATTCTCATCTATCTTCCAATACTTACTTTAATAACGAAATCACTTGTTCGCTTGTTCTAATCTTACCTATTCTAGGGAATATATATTTACAAACATATTCATGTTCTTCCTTAGTTACTGCTGTCATTGCATCTTCTAAGAAAATTTGATTATAGCCATGTTGGAAAGCTTCTCTTGCTGTAGTATCAACTCCAATGCTAGTTGAAATCCCTCCTAACACAATTGTATCAATCCCTCTACGTCTTAATTGTAAATCTAAATCTGTACCATAAAATGCTCCCCATTGCCTCTTTGTAACAATATGAACATTCTTAGTCCCTGCTATTTCAGGTACAAGCTCGTCCCAGCCTTCTTGATATTTCATTCCACTAGAAGCTAAATCTGTTTTTGGCTTAACCATATCTTTTCCATCTACAGTTGAAACTCTTACTAAAACTATAAATGCACCCTTCTCACCAAATTCCTTAACTAATTTACTAGCATTTTGAATTACCTGGTCCATTAAATGAGGTGAACCTGAAATTCCTCCACCTGCAATTCCTTTTTGTAAGTCTATAAGTACAAGAGCGCTAGTTTTAGCATTAATAAGTTCCTTTTCGTTTAATTTTAAATCTTCCATCTTTCTTTTCTCCTTTTCATTCATTTTATTTATATAATAATTATTGATTTAAACTAAGTTTTTTATAAACTTTGAAATAGACCCAAACTGCATTTATAAATAATAATGCACTTGTAATGAAAAATACGTATTTCATTCCCAAGTTTCCTGCTACTTGTCCTCCTAAAACTGCACCTCCAAATGCCCCTAAATATCCTGCCGACATGTTAAAACCAAATACTCTGCCTGTAAGAGACGCTGGAGTTATTTTCTTTAGTACGATATTTACAGATGGATTAAGCCCAGCAGATGCTATTCCTAATAAAAACCTAAGGCCCATTAATTGCCAAGTGTCTTTTACAAAAGCTTGTGGTATAAAAATTATTCCTGCACCTATAATACATGCTAGTATTATTTTATGAGCTCCTACTTTATCTGAAAGTTTACCTAGTCTTGGTGCAGCAATTATATTTGCAAGACCTGAAGCTGAAAATGTTAGTCCAGCTAAAAGCACAATATGACTACTATTACTAGATAACTGCTTAACATATACTGTTACAATAGGTTCAACTGAATATAATGCAACAGCTAATATAAAGAAAGTTACAAACATTGTAATAGTAAGGTTTTTTTCTGGAATTGCCTTCCATACCTCCTTAATGCTTAGAACATCTTTATCTTCATGAGTAAAAGATTCTTTTACAAATAAAACAGTTGTAATAAATGAGATTAAAAGTAATGCTGCTGTTATGAAAAATACGCTTTGTAGACCAAAGATCTCATCTATGAAACCACCAATTGTTGGACCAATTAATGAACCTGCAATATTTGCTGTTGAAAGTGTACCTAAAGCATATCCTGCATTTTCTTTATCTGTCTGAGTTGCAATAAGTGCTGTACATGCTGTGCTATACCCTGTGATTACCCCTTGAAGTAATCTTAATCCTATTAGAACATATACATTTGGTGCAAATCCCATGCACCCTATAGTTATTGCCATGCCAAGACTTGCTCTAAGAATCATTGGTTTTCGCCCATATTTATCAGCAGCACTGCCCCAAATTGGTGAAAAAATAGCTGAAATTACATAAGTAATGCCAAATGCAATTCCTGAAATTTTTGTAATTGATGCTGTATCTTGAACTCCAAGATGCTGTATGTAGATTGGCAATACTGGAGCGATTTGACTCATCCCTATGGCTGCAACAAATATCCCAAACCAACACACTATTAAATTTTTTCTCCATATTTCCATAAGCATACTCCTTTCTATTTCTATAAATTAAGAACAAAATTACATGTAACATCATCTGAATAGCCTTTTATATAAATCATCCTCAAATTTAACCACATTACAATTTTCT encodes the following:
- a CDS encoding methyl-accepting chemotaxis protein, whose amino-acid sequence is MFIKTIKSKLIILISILLLVVSTGFGIISYINASNALISNITKTLPEIAIQASNTVQANLDNQLNSLEVTAKTASLNNDTPDKLMTILKAEAKRNGSIKMGYADMNGNIIYTTGEQTNIKDTTYFKKSMSGENFINDPEVNEDKTAMTMIYSVPIKNDDSIIGVLVSVRDGMELSEMIKKISFGKTGSAYMINSQSNSIAYKDSSMPLNQYNSIKEAEKDPSLKGIADMQKRMIAGETGLSLYTFGGKESYGGFAPIEKEKWSVVVILEKSELLSELNSLKFSITLTSILFLVIGILVIYIISNRLSKRIRYASNSLNILATGNFTNKISEKYLYVKDEIGDIANSMNTMQNSIGDMIKMSKDSSLIIDENSSDLSTISQNMVSSSNNVANSMQEVASGINSQANNLMEITTTLNIFSSKLEDIVINTKDIDKNTIIMNELANNSSSSMKLLMDTVSSISLSFKNLSNKIITFSSNIKEVNNIVQIINSIADQTNLLALNASIEAANAGEAGKGFGVVANEVKVLAEQTKSSSQNISKLVSDISNDTTVIKDDTNSMTTDLNNQVSIINETINSFENIIDVIKTVIPKVQTVNMATIEINKEKDDILNKIESTSAIAEEISASSEEISASTDEMYKLSNEVAKASATLNNMTKKLIAEQNKFIV
- a CDS encoding plasmid pRiA4b ORF-3 family protein — encoded protein: MSNINSAINDFEKFIEFIENEKPILSATQEVLGRKDCYNLNMILENKKDVINPSYNQDKYYAIDLMFSLVLASKLYIKANDEKGKVRLFKTDKLESFQNLNEDEKYIFLLQTYWTQYDFETKFDRTHNIAAFYNILAEIASAKQGDIILKDEKDISNVMYSTGAAFFHHLKFFSFGELELINGAKTRYEDTIKSFSPNEFGIKTSILLLTRAIQYWNKEDVPVLLEYYNLKVTTNKNEKAFDVFKTIFKGNTVKNTVEESKINKGGTYTFKVSLSKTVWRKINLAYKHTFGDLHNVIQEAFKFDNDHLYAFFIGGNRRKGIYCKYAEYEGPVAETTTIASLNLYKGERLLYLFDFGDEWEFNVELTEINEEGPVPLKPMIIESKGKSPHQYSGGWGLYE
- a CDS encoding CAP domain-containing protein, which translates into the protein MRKNGLRRIVTTVIAATTIGSFSSLGVSAATINSSVNDCNNVNINNFLNTNSLMNTSNGNNVGNTDTVSKSSTNATSVNVQGLPNLPTNYSISMQNSAEDKILQLMNEKRKEAGLQPLTIDNTLVQVARYKSDDMIQNNFFDHTNPDGTKWTNWLHTIGYTYTTAGENIAYNTSDPVELFNQWWNSPGHRANMMNEKYTKVGIGVIYGNNKYMGTQEFSN
- a CDS encoding isochorismatase family protein; the protein is MEDLKLNEKELINAKTSALVLIDLQKGIAGGGISGSPHLMDQVIQNASKLVKEFGEKGAFIVLVRVSTVDGKDMVKPKTDLASSGMKYQEGWDELVPEIAGTKNVHIVTKRQWGAFYGTDLDLQLRRRGIDTIVLGGISTSIGVDTTAREAFQHGYNQIFLEDAMTAVTKEEHEYVCKYIFPRIGKIRTSEQVISLLK
- a CDS encoding DODA-type extradiol aromatic ring-opening family dioxygenase, which encodes MIKPLFLAHGSPMMAIEQSVYTKFLNDLGGSINPKAIVVFTAHWTTETLTISASDDIYDTVYDFYGFPEELYKIKYPARGSSTIATKIRNKLINSGIDVKTDLTRGLDHGAWTLLKHLYPKANIPVIQVSINYTLPIDKQIKIGNALKELGSEDILILGSGNTVHNLRLVNFDSNTIDSWSKEFDDWLIDKIGNKDMNALNNYKKYAPHANLAVPTADHLVPLFIALGSSSELTPRVIFRDYQLGNLSYLCYEF
- a CDS encoding MarR family winged helix-turn-helix transcriptional regulator, translating into MTKKDNRELILNMVNFYSLFNVEFIDLIPDLTNTEITPLLSKILNFIHFEGTTTASRISKKLNISVPNTSRSINALYNLGYLIKKQDEKDKRIVYLSLSNKSLNLISSVAAAGEDIFLERFNVLSNEEISELSQSLLKAQNLIIKMRDLYEDKKTMK
- a CDS encoding multidrug efflux MFS transporter; amino-acid sequence: MEIWRKNLIVCWFGIFVAAIGMSQIAPVLPIYIQHLGVQDTASITKISGIAFGITYVISAIFSPIWGSAADKYGRKPMILRASLGMAITIGCMGFAPNVYVLIGLRLLQGVITGYSTACTALIATQTDKENAGYALGTLSTANIAGSLIGPTIGGFIDEIFGLQSVFFITAALLLISFITTVLFVKESFTHEDKDVLSIKEVWKAIPEKNLTITMFVTFFILAVALYSVEPIVTVYVKQLSSNSSHIVLLAGLTFSASGLANIIAAPRLGKLSDKVGAHKIILACIIGAGIIFIPQAFVKDTWQLMGLRFLLGIASAGLNPSVNIVLKKITPASLTGRVFGFNMSAGYLGAFGGAVLGGQVAGNLGMKYVFFITSALLFINAVWVYFKVYKKLSLNQ
- a CDS encoding methyl-accepting chemotaxis protein; protein product: MRFSKIKLSNKLIIAFSLMIILIMGVSSLAILRLSQINGTINQLIDVENEKVSAAYNMRGSLNKIAISIRNISISNDMNYMNEQKKILDKNKIIYYENEDKLGSLVYTEKGKEIYKEIKKNSELAFSAFDEAVNLGMRTGVSTEELQNMITNIEKPQDELLLSIENMIAAQNNLMKSQGQLSKEITDSSKQQMVILLVVSIIMGILFMQLIRKSVINQVKEVMNGAGKLADGNFDIQMKVVANDEIGNTVTALNGAVEKLNESMLFIKDKSKSILESSELTNKMFSEVSSKVDEISAATEEISAGMEESSAAVEEVTSMAATVKEEVNVTAKKAQDGLNVALNIQEKAVSINNDSIKSRENAERIYRETKIGLEKALKEVEVVNEISEMAKSIDAIANQTNLLALNAAIESARAGEAGKGFAVVADEVRKLAEQSSLTVSEIQNKINAVLASVGKLSGSSQDILVFIEKEVLKDYDKLITISAEYKKDGDTVKEIIGNFAEVSESVSESVDQISKSMEDVAISVSEVAKSSANIVSNVIDVSSKNESILAASNNNAESALKLEEIIEQFKLK
- a CDS encoding EFR1 family ferrodoxin (N-terminal region resembles flavodoxins. C-terminal ferrodoxin region binds two 4Fe-4S clusters.), coding for MKIFYFTATGNSLYVAKKIGGELYSIPQMIKEGKYEFEDDAIGFVFPCHGFGMAKIVSNFIKKSKFKADYFFSIMTYGGNAFSGLRHMELVAKESGIKFNYTNEILMVDNFLSAFKMEDEIINKNPEVIDEKLSEIIADITNRRNSLVKKGIVSNTLSKYGRGFADKISNNFAAKRFIVTDNCTSCKVCEKVCPANNIKVNNKPEFSHKCEVCLACIHHCPKNAIHLKSEKSKARFINQNVQLKEIIASNNQAN